The Peribacillus simplex genome contains a region encoding:
- a CDS encoding DEAD/DEAH box helicase has protein sequence MTEFIDLGVSPAINMILKQIGISAPTPIQEKSIPDILAGRDVIAKAQTGTGKTLAFLLPILEKVDPAASHIQSLIVTPTRELALQITAELKKFANEMEGLQVLAVYGGQDVEQQMKKLTRNISVVVATPGRLLDHLRRGTIDLSQTGTLVLDEADQMLHIGFLPEVEEIMGQLPEERQTLLFSATMPEQVHQLAKRYMTKPLTAAVKAEQVTVEKIRQLVIETTDRAKQSSLINMIKEEQPYLAIIFCRTKRRVSVLNDAMKAAGFNSEELHGDLSQAKRERVMKNFRDAKLQYLVATDVAARGLDVEGVTHVFNYDVPEDAESYIHRIGRTGRAGENGLAVTFIATKDLQLLSEIEKGISMKIERRTIEGVKMFQPDEVRQKRKRHEDSSGEGTRRPRSGGGRKHRERIDTRGPNRGSHRSVNQADNRESEREKPRGGRMENSRGPRREDSQGGRMENSRGPKRENPRGGRLEDSRGPKRENPRGGRSEDSRGPKRDNPRGDQRDSRRANSIQGPSNLRGGSGSRPNRGRNR, from the coding sequence ATGACAGAATTCATCGACCTTGGCGTCAGCCCGGCGATTAACATGATATTAAAGCAAATAGGAATATCCGCCCCTACCCCTATCCAGGAGAAATCGATACCGGATATCCTTGCTGGAAGGGATGTCATCGCGAAGGCTCAAACGGGGACGGGGAAGACTTTGGCATTTTTGCTGCCAATCCTGGAAAAAGTAGATCCCGCCGCATCCCACATACAATCCCTGATCGTTACGCCAACCAGGGAATTGGCTTTGCAAATCACTGCTGAATTGAAGAAATTCGCTAATGAAATGGAAGGACTTCAAGTGCTCGCAGTTTATGGCGGACAGGATGTCGAGCAGCAAATGAAAAAACTGACAAGAAACATCTCCGTGGTGGTCGCCACGCCAGGCAGGCTATTAGATCATTTACGAAGAGGCACCATCGATTTATCACAAACTGGAACACTCGTGCTGGACGAAGCCGATCAAATGCTACATATTGGATTTTTACCAGAGGTGGAAGAAATCATGGGGCAGCTTCCAGAGGAGCGCCAAACGTTGCTCTTTTCAGCGACGATGCCTGAACAGGTGCATCAATTGGCTAAACGCTATATGACTAAACCATTAACTGCAGCGGTGAAGGCCGAGCAAGTAACGGTAGAGAAAATCAGGCAGCTAGTCATCGAGACCACCGATCGTGCCAAACAGTCTTCATTAATCAACATGATCAAAGAAGAACAACCATACCTTGCGATCATATTTTGCCGTACAAAACGCCGCGTTTCGGTTTTGAATGATGCCATGAAGGCAGCTGGATTCAATTCTGAAGAACTTCATGGTGACCTTTCACAGGCAAAACGGGAACGTGTCATGAAAAACTTCAGAGACGCAAAGCTTCAATATTTAGTGGCAACGGACGTTGCTGCACGAGGACTCGATGTAGAAGGCGTGACACATGTGTTTAATTATGATGTTCCCGAGGATGCAGAAAGTTACATCCACCGAATTGGCCGGACGGGCCGAGCGGGTGAGAATGGCTTGGCAGTAACTTTCATAGCAACGAAGGATTTACAGCTTTTAAGCGAGATTGAAAAAGGGATTTCCATGAAAATCGAAAGAAGGACGATTGAAGGAGTGAAAATGTTCCAACCCGATGAGGTGAGGCAAAAAAGGAAACGCCATGAAGACTCTTCTGGTGAGGGTACCCGCCGACCGCGTTCGGGAGGGGGAAGGAAACACCGGGAACGGATAGATACGAGGGGACCGAATCGAGGCAGTCACCGTTCTGTAAATCAAGCGGACAATCGTGAATCCGAGAGGGAGAAACCACGGGGAGGCCGGATGGAAAACAGCCGCGGACCTAGACGTGAGGATTCACAAGGAGGCCGGATGGAAAACAGCCGCGGACCAAAGCGGGAGAACCCCCGGGGTGGCCGGTTGGAAGACAGCCGTGGACCAAAGCGGGAGAATCCGCGGGGTGGCCGGTCGGAAGATAGCCGTGGACCAAAGCGTGACAATCCACGAGGAGATCAAAGAGACAGCCGTAGAGCAAACAGCATACAAGGGCCAAGTAATCTTAGAGGTGGATCTGGCAGCAGACCCAATAGAGGGAGAAACCGGTAA
- a CDS encoding NCS2 family permease, with the protein MFKLKERNSNIKTEVLAGLTTFLTLAYIIVVNPMILSDAGVPFDQAFTATIIAIIIGTLSLALLANYPIVIAPAMGLNAYFAYSVLGTHDISYTVAFSAVFVTGIIFILLSLTSFRSKLIEAIPNNLKHAISAGIGLFITFIGLRLSGVVTQHESNLVTLGSFRDPSVALTLIGLVITIVLIVRNVQGAIFIGMIVTAIIAFFTGQLEINGLVSTPTLPEGIIVANPITSISDVINYGLYGVVFSILLVMLFDTTGALLGIVRQAGLLKDNKLEKSGCAFFADSIGTTVGAMFGTSPTAASVESSAGVGAGGKTGLTALVVAILFLMTAFFSPLIGAVSNVAAITAPSLIIVGSMMIKSINEIDWTHFDESFPAFLVIVAMPLTSSIANGIALGFISYPILKMARGKFREVHPFVYMFAILFLYQLIFLA; encoded by the coding sequence ATGTTTAAATTAAAAGAACGGAATTCAAATATTAAGACAGAAGTACTTGCGGGGCTTACAACCTTTTTAACTTTGGCTTATATCATCGTTGTAAACCCAATGATCCTTTCTGATGCCGGCGTTCCATTCGACCAGGCATTCACCGCAACCATAATCGCAATAATAATCGGTACCCTAAGCCTGGCCCTATTAGCCAATTACCCTATTGTCATAGCACCGGCAATGGGATTGAATGCCTATTTTGCATACTCGGTATTGGGAACCCATGATATTTCATACACAGTTGCCTTCTCTGCAGTCTTTGTTACCGGTATCATCTTTATCCTTTTATCCCTGACCTCTTTCCGCTCAAAATTGATCGAGGCCATCCCAAATAACTTGAAGCATGCAATCAGTGCCGGAATCGGACTTTTCATCACCTTCATCGGACTTCGCTTGTCAGGTGTCGTAACACAGCATGAATCCAACCTGGTTACCCTTGGAAGCTTCAGGGACCCTAGTGTGGCGCTTACATTGATTGGTTTGGTCATAACGATCGTGCTGATCGTCCGCAATGTGCAGGGAGCGATATTCATCGGAATGATCGTGACTGCCATAATCGCTTTCTTTACAGGCCAATTGGAAATTAACGGTCTAGTTTCAACCCCTACATTACCTGAAGGGATTATAGTCGCCAATCCAATCACATCTATCTCCGATGTCATTAACTACGGCCTTTATGGCGTCGTCTTCTCCATTTTGCTTGTAATGCTTTTCGATACGACCGGTGCTTTATTAGGCATAGTCCGTCAAGCTGGATTGCTGAAGGATAATAAGCTTGAAAAATCCGGCTGTGCCTTCTTTGCAGATTCCATCGGCACTACTGTTGGTGCCATGTTCGGTACAAGCCCGACCGCTGCCTCAGTTGAATCATCAGCTGGCGTAGGAGCGGGTGGCAAGACCGGTTTAACCGCGTTGGTTGTGGCCATCCTTTTCTTGATGACCGCCTTCTTCAGCCCACTGATAGGAGCTGTCTCAAATGTAGCGGCAATTACGGCACCTAGCTTGATCATCGTCGGAAGCATGATGATTAAAAGCATTAATGAAATTGACTGGACACATTTTGATGAATCATTCCCAGCCTTTTTGGTCATTGTCGCCATGCCTTTAACATCAAGCATCGCCAACGGGATAGCACTCGGATTCATCTCCTACCCCATTTTAAAAATGGCAAGGGGCAAATTCCGGGAAGTGCATCCGTTCGTATACATGTTTGCCATTTTATTCCTTTACCAACTGATTTTCCTGGCTTGA
- a CDS encoding ParM/StbA family protein, which translates to MSSRIAAVDVGNDAIKAIFGKLESELYIPNVIAKDIEDRPVIGIEELNEKNPLEGIHIRVHSPALQDNNAIYRVGNLATKSDNPTELDLGSSKSEEDQTLVMLFAALALDAAKQGNNDTFKKVNNVVEASYTLGTGLPLREVKEGKDVGYRSKLLGSVHQVEFLITPKYQGIKVNIKFDEVKVYPEGFAAYINLVMDKDLNIINRELIDRRILIQDIGGLSTDIAVIKNRKVDDDKAQGFNLGVAEALESIREEIRKKHGVELDSRRDVVEIITKKNDRNHIMVRGSRTSVHDIVDRILGELAKKQYRHLRNVWQKNSQTEICYFVGGGSIVLKDYLKTLNQNFDGYNIDFFEDERESVWMMANAYYKLISDFNRRNAKEQNQSQQKKKEQRTGSIK; encoded by the coding sequence ATGAGTTCTAGAATCGCGGCAGTAGACGTAGGAAATGATGCTATCAAAGCTATTTTTGGAAAGCTAGAGTCTGAACTTTATATACCGAACGTCATTGCAAAAGACATAGAGGATCGTCCGGTCATCGGGATTGAGGAACTTAATGAAAAAAATCCATTAGAAGGAATCCATATTAGGGTTCATTCACCAGCCCTTCAAGACAATAATGCGATTTATCGCGTTGGAAACTTGGCAACAAAAAGTGATAATCCGACAGAACTTGATTTAGGAAGCAGTAAATCGGAAGAAGATCAAACATTAGTCATGCTTTTTGCGGCACTTGCATTGGACGCTGCCAAGCAGGGGAATAATGATACATTCAAAAAAGTGAATAACGTTGTGGAAGCCAGCTACACGCTTGGAACAGGGTTGCCACTTCGGGAGGTTAAAGAAGGGAAAGACGTCGGTTACCGCTCGAAATTACTTGGTTCCGTCCATCAGGTGGAATTTTTAATTACTCCTAAATATCAGGGCATAAAGGTTAATATCAAGTTCGATGAAGTGAAAGTCTATCCAGAGGGCTTCGCTGCATACATAAACTTGGTCATGGATAAAGATTTGAATATCATTAACCGTGAATTAATAGATAGAAGAATACTCATCCAGGATATCGGTGGCCTATCGACAGATATCGCGGTCATTAAAAATCGTAAAGTTGACGATGACAAGGCACAAGGATTCAATTTGGGAGTAGCTGAAGCACTTGAATCAATTCGTGAAGAAATCAGGAAGAAACATGGTGTCGAGTTGGATAGCAGGCGCGATGTCGTAGAAATCATCACGAAGAAAAATGATCGCAATCATATTATGGTTCGCGGGAGCCGGACAAGCGTCCATGATATCGTTGACCGTATTTTGGGAGAACTGGCCAAAAAGCAATATCGCCACCTGCGCAACGTATGGCAAAAAAATTCACAAACGGAAATCTGCTATTTTGTAGGCGGGGGATCGATTGTCCTGAAAGATTACTTGAAAACATTGAATCAAAATTTCGATGGCTACAATATAGACTTTTTCGAAGATGAACGGGAAAGCGTTTGGATGATGGCAAACGCCTATTATAAATTGATTTCGGATTTTAATCGCCGGAATGCAAAGGAACAGAATCAGTCCCAACAAAAGAAGAAAGAACAAAGAACGGGTTCCATTAAATAG
- a CDS encoding FAD-dependent oxidoreductase, with product MTEKNTDLPRFPEPYWRSALTFPSFSKLETDINSDVLIVGGGITGITSAYLLAKQGVKVTLIDAGEILTGTTGHTTAKITAQHGLIYDQLITDHGEEKAKLYYEANADGMKLIKDLVEEHSIECNLTAQDAYVYANTDEYKIKIQNELKAYQKLGIRGDYAESIPFSIPSKAAVIMKDQAQFHPLKYLTALISTIVESGGKIYERTTAMKIEDGDPPTVLTDTGHTIKSNQVIVASHFPFNDEKGLYFARVHVDRSYVLGIRTEQEYPGGMYYSADSPTRSLRYTELDNGEKLILVSGDGHKTGQGVSMIEHYEALKDFSSQYFDVKDIPYRWSAQDIVTPDKIPFVGPVTSNNPNVLIATGYAKWGMTNGSIAAKILTDRVLQRDNRYADLYDPARLKGMKNIVQDNADVAKHLIKGKLAVIHKTPEDIGIDEGAIVKVNGDKAGCYRDHDGQLHIVDSTCTHMGCEVAWNSGDRTWDCPCHGSRYSIAGEVLNGPAVEPLKKIR from the coding sequence ATGACTGAAAAAAATACAGACCTTCCCCGATTTCCGGAACCCTATTGGCGCAGCGCGTTAACTTTCCCATCTTTTTCTAAACTAGAAACAGATATAAACTCTGATGTCTTAATAGTAGGCGGCGGAATTACTGGAATCACTTCTGCTTATCTACTAGCGAAACAAGGTGTAAAAGTCACTCTGATTGATGCAGGCGAAATCCTAACTGGAACGACAGGACACACTACAGCAAAAATCACGGCCCAACATGGCTTGATTTATGACCAATTGATCACTGACCATGGCGAAGAGAAGGCCAAACTTTATTATGAAGCCAATGCAGATGGAATGAAGCTAATCAAAGACTTGGTAGAAGAACATTCCATTGAATGTAATTTGACTGCACAGGATGCCTATGTCTACGCAAATACAGATGAATATAAAATCAAAATTCAAAATGAACTGAAAGCCTATCAAAAACTCGGCATTCGGGGTGATTATGCAGAGAGTATCCCTTTCTCCATCCCTTCTAAAGCTGCTGTGATCATGAAAGATCAAGCACAGTTTCACCCGTTAAAATACTTAACTGCCCTCATTTCGACAATTGTCGAAAGTGGAGGCAAAATTTATGAACGGACAACGGCAATGAAGATTGAAGACGGCGATCCACCTACCGTTCTGACCGATACTGGACATACAATCAAAAGCAATCAAGTAATCGTTGCCTCCCACTTCCCTTTTAATGATGAAAAGGGCTTATACTTTGCCCGTGTCCATGTAGATAGGTCCTATGTACTTGGAATCAGGACTGAACAGGAATATCCCGGTGGGATGTATTACAGCGCAGACAGCCCTACCCGCTCCCTTCGCTATACGGAATTGGACAATGGGGAAAAACTGATACTGGTCAGCGGGGATGGTCATAAAACTGGCCAGGGAGTCTCGATGATCGAGCATTATGAAGCACTGAAGGACTTCAGTTCCCAATATTTCGATGTGAAGGACATTCCCTACCGCTGGTCGGCACAAGATATTGTGACACCGGATAAGATCCCCTTCGTTGGACCAGTGACATCCAATAATCCAAACGTTCTGATAGCTACCGGCTATGCGAAATGGGGAATGACGAATGGGTCGATTGCTGCCAAGATCTTAACTGACCGGGTTTTGCAAAGGGATAACCGGTATGCAGACTTGTATGACCCCGCCCGTTTAAAAGGCATGAAGAATATAGTCCAAGATAATGCTGATGTAGCGAAGCATTTGATCAAAGGCAAATTGGCCGTCATTCATAAAACGCCTGAAGACATAGGAATTGATGAAGGAGCAATCGTGAAGGTGAATGGAGACAAGGCTGGGTGTTACCGTGATCATGATGGCCAGCTTCATATCGTTGATTCCACATGTACGCACATGGGGTGTGAAGTTGCCTGGAATAGCGGTGACCGTACTTGGGATTGCCCATGCCATGGCTCCCGCTACTCCATTGCTGGTGAAGTGTTGAATGGCCCTGCTGTCGAACCATTGAAAAAAATACGCTGA
- a CDS encoding YwbE family protein, protein MNGKNRKDITPGASVDIVLKADQRSGKLTSGTVKDILTNSSTHPHGIKVRLTDGQVGRVQVIHK, encoded by the coding sequence ATGAACGGTAAAAATCGGAAGGACATTACCCCAGGTGCCTCTGTGGACATTGTACTTAAAGCAGATCAACGGAGCGGAAAACTGACAAGCGGCACTGTAAAGGATATTTTGACCAACTCCAGCACTCACCCTCATGGAATTAAAGTAAGATTGACTGATGGCCAGGTTGGCAGGGTTCAAGTCATTCATAAGTAA
- a CDS encoding SIMPL domain-containing protein — protein sequence MKEYNAPDEVHYRNDEHTLKVSGSETLSAAPDQATITLGVITEDKDPQKAQQANSQAIANVIASLKSAGIPEEQLKTSDYRIDPQYDYIDGKELFKNYKVQHIIQAQTTDIEKIGSIIDTAVRSGANSITSIRFSLSNPDAYYNQALSLALKNAYEKALSMARTLGITLNPVPNKVEELSETATPMLYQTSTFSKMATTPIQPGELNITASVRVEYTY from the coding sequence ATGAAAGAATACAATGCCCCCGATGAGGTTCATTACCGCAACGATGAACATACATTGAAAGTTTCCGGCTCAGAGACGCTATCCGCTGCTCCGGATCAAGCCACAATCACCCTAGGAGTCATAACAGAGGATAAGGACCCGCAAAAGGCCCAGCAAGCCAATTCCCAAGCAATCGCAAATGTCATCGCGTCACTTAAATCCGCAGGCATACCCGAAGAGCAATTGAAAACGAGTGATTACAGAATCGATCCGCAATATGATTATATTGACGGAAAGGAATTGTTCAAGAACTACAAAGTCCAGCACATCATCCAAGCCCAAACGACCGACATCGAGAAAATAGGCAGCATAATCGACACGGCCGTCAGAAGTGGTGCCAATTCAATCACCAGCATCCGCTTCTCTTTATCCAACCCAGATGCATACTATAACCAGGCACTTTCTCTCGCTTTAAAAAATGCATACGAAAAAGCACTCTCCATGGCCCGAACACTGGGAATAACATTGAACCCAGTCCCTAATAAGGTTGAAGAGCTATCTGAAACGGCAACACCGATGCTTTACCAAACAAGTACCTTTTCAAAAATGGCGACTACCCCGATTCAGCCTGGTGAATTGAACATCACTGCCTCAGTAAGGGTGGAGTACACGTACTAG
- the purU gene encoding formyltetrahydrofolate deformylase — MVSNFVQEQLQEFREKNQDRGRLIIKCPDRPGIVSTVTAFLKEYDANIVELSQYSMNPEGGTFFTRIEFDCPGLKDRAADMQQAFQEVSTAFSMQWTFNHVSDLKRTAIFVSKEPHCLLELLWEWQSGDLLADIALVISNHEDTRQIVESMGIPFYYIPANKDIRREVETKQLGLLEEFKVDLIILARYMQILTPDFVAAHPNKIINIHHSFLPAFIGARPYERAYDRGVKLIGATSHYVTNDLDEGPIIEQDIERVDHRDSAGDMKKIGRSAERRVLARAVKWHLEDRVLVHENKTVVF; from the coding sequence ATGGTTAGCAACTTTGTGCAAGAACAGTTACAGGAGTTTCGCGAAAAGAATCAAGATAGAGGCCGTTTGATTATAAAGTGTCCGGACCGGCCAGGAATTGTTTCGACAGTTACTGCCTTTCTTAAAGAATATGATGCAAATATTGTTGAATTGAGTCAGTATTCGATGAATCCTGAGGGCGGTACCTTTTTCACCAGGATCGAATTCGATTGTCCGGGATTGAAGGATAGGGCAGCGGATATGCAGCAGGCATTCCAGGAAGTTTCGACAGCATTCTCCATGCAATGGACATTTAACCATGTGAGTGATTTGAAGAGGACTGCAATCTTCGTTTCCAAGGAACCGCATTGTCTTCTGGAATTGCTATGGGAGTGGCAAAGCGGGGATTTATTAGCTGATATTGCGCTGGTCATCAGTAATCATGAAGACACGAGGCAAATTGTCGAATCGATGGGCATCCCATTTTATTACATTCCTGCAAATAAGGATATACGTAGGGAAGTGGAGACAAAACAGCTTGGACTTCTGGAAGAATTCAAAGTGGACCTTATTATATTGGCCAGGTATATGCAGATATTGACGCCGGACTTCGTAGCGGCCCATCCAAACAAAATCATCAATATACATCATTCATTTTTACCTGCATTCATTGGAGCACGGCCTTATGAAAGAGCTTATGACAGAGGTGTTAAGCTGATTGGTGCGACTTCCCATTATGTGACGAATGATTTGGATGAAGGCCCAATCATCGAGCAGGATATTGAACGTGTGGACCATCGTGATTCTGCTGGGGATATGAAGAAAATCGGTCGTTCAGCTGAACGCAGGGTGCTGGCACGTGCCGTTAAATGGCATTTGGAGGACCGCGTCCTTGTTCATGAAAATAAGACGGTAGTCTTTTAA
- a CDS encoding transporter substrate-binding domain-containing protein: MKSSVTFIVSILAVLGLLSGCAEKDQLEDGSKLINKDQFVFAASGEFKPFSYVNDDMTVTGFDIEVGDAIAKELDLEPVPKRIKFKGIVEGVKTGRADAAVASHTINEQRSKHVAFSTPYYYSGPQIFVRSDSDIKTVEDLKGKEVAASKGSTYATTAEKYTTNVKTYDSDITALKALSGGRHDAVITDFVTGKEATKEGFDIEGRQLIERSEQAIVLPNDNPQLLARINEALENLREDGTLAEISKKYFGEDITTKPE; the protein is encoded by the coding sequence ATGAAATCATCAGTTACATTCATTGTATCCATTTTGGCTGTTCTCGGTCTTCTGTCCGGCTGTGCTGAAAAGGACCAGCTGGAGGATGGAAGTAAGCTGATCAATAAGGACCAGTTTGTTTTCGCTGCCTCAGGCGAATTCAAGCCATTCAGTTATGTCAATGATGACATGACCGTAACTGGATTCGATATTGAGGTCGGCGATGCAATAGCAAAGGAACTGGACCTGGAGCCAGTACCTAAACGGATAAAATTCAAAGGCATCGTGGAAGGTGTCAAAACCGGTCGGGCAGATGCCGCGGTTGCCAGTCATACAATCAATGAACAACGAAGTAAACATGTTGCCTTCTCGACCCCTTATTACTACTCAGGTCCTCAAATTTTCGTCCGCTCAGACAGTGATATTAAAACGGTCGAAGATTTAAAGGGAAAGGAAGTTGCGGCTTCTAAAGGCTCCACGTACGCAACCACAGCAGAAAAATATACAACCAATGTAAAAACCTATGACAGTGATATCACCGCCCTGAAAGCATTGAGCGGAGGACGTCATGATGCCGTCATCACCGACTTCGTAACCGGCAAGGAAGCTACCAAGGAAGGTTTCGACATCGAAGGCAGGCAATTGATCGAACGAAGCGAGCAGGCCATCGTACTGCCTAACGACAACCCTCAGCTGCTTGCACGCATTAACGAAGCACTTGAAAACCTCCGGGAAGATGGAACGCTTGCGGAAATCAGCAAAAAGTACTTTGGTGAGGACATCACAACCAAGCCTGAATAA
- a CDS encoding amino acid ABC transporter permease: MPSFSHFFDTLFNSSDVFIRAMLLTLELTVVSILVGIVIGLLFALLKISNIKILAWISDTYVFLVRGTPLIVQIFILYFGISNLFLLPDFWAASLALAFHNGAYISEILRGTIQSIDKGQMEAGRSLGMSKSLTLRRIILPQAFRRALPPLGNQFIIGLKDSSLAAFISMNELFNVATTLGSNNFDEMTYLLIVAVYYLILVALLTIIVNLFEKKLSISDR; the protein is encoded by the coding sequence TTGCCAAGTTTTTCACATTTTTTTGATACATTATTTAACTCCTCGGACGTATTCATCCGAGCCATGCTCCTCACATTGGAACTGACGGTAGTCTCCATATTGGTAGGAATCGTCATCGGATTGCTATTTGCACTTTTAAAAATTTCCAATATAAAAATTCTTGCCTGGATTTCAGATACATATGTATTCCTGGTACGGGGAACACCGCTAATCGTACAGATATTCATACTATATTTCGGTATCAGCAATCTCTTCTTACTGCCGGACTTCTGGGCGGCATCACTTGCCTTGGCCTTCCATAATGGAGCTTATATCTCTGAAATTTTACGTGGTACGATCCAATCCATCGATAAAGGCCAAATGGAAGCCGGACGCTCCCTTGGCATGAGCAAATCGCTCACATTAAGAAGGATCATCTTACCTCAAGCCTTCCGTCGCGCATTGCCGCCGCTAGGCAACCAATTCATCATCGGGCTGAAAGATTCATCACTGGCAGCCTTCATCTCGATGAATGAGCTGTTTAACGTGGCGACTACATTAGGTTCGAATAATTTCGATGAAATGACTTATTTACTGATTGTAGCGGTCTACTACTTGATTCTAGTGGCATTACTGACCATCATCGTCAATTTATTCGAAAAGAAACTTTCCATTAGTGATCGATAG
- a CDS encoding amino acid ABC transporter ATP-binding protein, giving the protein MEQKEMIRIRNLNKSYGDLHVLKDIDMKVLDSDVVCLIGPSGSGKSTLLRCLNYLEKKDSGQILIEGTEVQPGTHDINKIREKVGMVFQHFYLFPHMTVLENVIEAPTHVKKVPKAQAIEEAKALLAKVGLSDKADVYPSKLSGGQKQRVAIARALAMKPDILLFDEPTSALDPELVGEVLATMKELALEGMTMVVVTHEMSFAREVGDWIVFMHNGRVVESGPPKEFFTNPKEERTKEFLQTTVF; this is encoded by the coding sequence ATGGAACAAAAAGAAATGATTCGCATTAGGAATTTAAATAAATCGTATGGAGACCTGCATGTACTCAAAGATATTGATATGAAGGTACTGGATAGCGATGTTGTCTGTCTGATCGGGCCAAGCGGTTCCGGAAAAAGCACCCTGCTTCGCTGTTTGAATTATTTAGAGAAAAAAGACAGCGGGCAAATCCTCATTGAAGGAACGGAAGTCCAACCGGGTACCCATGATATTAATAAAATCCGCGAGAAAGTCGGAATGGTTTTTCAGCATTTCTACCTCTTCCCGCATATGACCGTGCTTGAAAATGTCATCGAAGCACCGACTCACGTCAAAAAAGTCCCTAAGGCCCAGGCAATCGAGGAAGCAAAAGCATTGCTTGCCAAAGTTGGCTTATCAGATAAAGCGGATGTCTATCCAAGCAAGCTCTCAGGTGGGCAGAAACAGCGTGTCGCCATAGCCCGTGCCCTTGCAATGAAGCCTGATATCCTGCTCTTTGATGAGCCTACCTCGGCTCTGGATCCCGAACTTGTCGGGGAAGTTCTTGCCACGATGAAGGAACTTGCCTTGGAAGGGATGACAATGGTAGTCGTTACACATGAAATGAGTTTTGCACGTGAAGTCGGGGATTGGATTGTCTTCATGCATAATGGGAGGGTTGTCGAAAGCGGCCCGCCAAAAGAATTCTTCACCAATCCAAAAGAAGAACGGACAAAAGAATTTTTGCAAACGACAGTCTTTTGA